A genomic stretch from Pomacea canaliculata isolate SZHN2017 linkage group LG2, ASM307304v1, whole genome shotgun sequence includes:
- the LOC112554715 gene encoding mucin-like protein, with protein sequence MDMLITSRPFAGASLAYNPLIFEQTDLYETEDRLAHVACCLNSPDRFCRRFYQLRPVGDCDPNPALGWSPLYGDPHVTALDGRQYIFNGLGEFTMATVRTAHVSFTLQARTQRAELRPGTPTNGTVFTAVGAEENGVRVFLQIDPNTNTTLILFANNIDYTRQLQQEGDNFVLDHEGVMIVQDNNTCVVTFPSGIGLQISVSMKALAIGVSFPTMFRNMTKGLLGNFNGDNTDDFVLPGGQVLRNNLTEKQILSMFCLQWAVDNSSTVMRYEARMGPKDYNHPEFQPVFLDELDALVRREAEGLCGTKNLPCIYDFLATGNKDFALSTADQQKLSDDLMKQSKNSLPSVKVPAAAYVSVGVQKTVFINGSDPDVNDRLTYRIVDDAKGAVNINSSSGAITIFLKTLDPIKIQVYVVDEVGGQSTVESLPLVVCSGCEGHGLCNESDPRDVSGDSYFQYAVCQCQPAWTGNNCELDKDGCSDNPCHPLQTCADVPASQQGSSDVGYRCSDCPPGFSSRNGSQDCIDIDECGNSSLHKCDMKCHNTYGGYECSCQEGFRLSTDGRTCADVNECLESTHDCRQVCNNTEGGYLCECEPGYSYDEITKDCIMDSSLSGVCQASGCSQGCSVATDPSSSSSIPLCFCYQGYDLDPRDNATCVDRDECRDKVCDQVCNNTAGGFSCSCYDGFALNKDERTCSACPYLKYGPECRETCTCSGRSVACHPVRGCVCQDGWTGKSCEEDVDECAENPDVCGTQKRCVNNKGSYSCVCRPGYATTDDGVCQDINECSTSNPCSEQEDCTNIPGGFYCTCKVGYIKIGSNCTDIDECKLNISDCQQECVNVPGYFNCDCKYGYRLTADRDIVLKFKRSVPMELCVDKPTVVHLTTRTTQSASAIVDIISLPLTTPA encoded by the exons ATGGACATGCTCATCACATCTCGTCCTTTCGCCGGAGCGTCGCTGGCGTACAACCCTCTCATCTTTGAGCAGACGGACCTGTACGAGACTGAGGACAGACTGGCCCACGTCGCCTGCTGCCTCAACTCCCCGGACAGGTTCTGTCGTCGCTTTTATCAGCTTCGACCTGTCGGCGACTGTGACCCTAACCCCGCGCTGGGGTGGA GTCCCTTGTACGGCGATCCACATGTGACAGCACTAGACGGTAGACAGTACATCTTTAACGGTCTTGGTGAGTTCACCATGGCGACAGTAAGAACAGCCCATGTCAGTTTCACCCTTCAGGCCCGAACACAGAGGGCGGAGCTTCGGCCGGGAACGCCCACCAACGGGACTGTCTTTACGGCGGTCGGGGCGGAGGAGAACGGAGTGAGGGTCTTCCTGCAGATCGACCCCAACACTAACACCA CACTTATTCTCTTCGCCAATAACATCGACTACACTCGTCAGCTCCAGCAAGAGGGAGACAACTTTGTCCTCGATCACGAAGGTGTGATGATCGTGCAGGACAATAACACCTGTGTAGTTACCTTTCCTTCAG GCATAGGCCTACAGATTTCAGTGAGCATGAAGGCTCTGGCTATAGGTGTTTCATTTCCTACGATGTTCCGAAACATGACGAAGGGGCTGCTGGGAAATTTCAATGGCGACAACACCGACGACTTTGTTCTTCCTGGTGGTCAAGTGCTGAGAAACAATTTGACAGAAAAGCAAATTTTGTCAATGTTTTGTCTACAAT GGGCGGTTGACAACAGTAGCACTGTCATGAGATATGAAGCAAGAATGGGTCCCAAAGACTACAACCATCCTGAGTTTCAACCTGTTTTTCTGGACGAGTTGGACGCACTTGTTAGGCGCGAAGCCGAGGGTCTGTGTGGAACCAAGAATCTTCCCTGCATCTATGACTTCCTCGCCACAGGAAACAAAGACTTCGCCTTGTCCACTGCAGACCAGCAGAAGCTGTCAGACGATCTCATGAAGCAAAGCA AGAATTCTTTGCCATCGGTAAAAGTTCCAGCAGCAGCTTACGTCAGTGTGGGTGTccagaaaactgttttcattaaCGGGTCTGACCCTGATGTTAATGACCGACTGACCTATCGAATTGTTGATGATGCAAAGGGTGCTGTCAACATCAACTCATCGTCTGGTGCAATCACCATCTTTTTGAAAACCTTGGACCCTATCAAAATACA agttTACGTCGTAGACGAGGTGGGCGGACAGTCAACAGTTGAGTCGTTGCCGCTCGTCGTCTGCTCCGGTTGTGAAGGTCACGGCCTTTGTAATGAGTCGGACCCTCGAGACGTGTCGGGGGATTCCTACTTCCAGTACGCTGTCTGCCAGTGCCAACCGGCCTGGACCGGCAACAACTGTGAACTGGACAAGGACGGGTGCAGCGACAACCCTTGCCACCCCTtgcagacatgcgcagacgTGCCGGCCAGTCAGCAGGGCAGCAGCGATGTCGGGTACAGGTGTAGTGACTGTCCCCCGGGTTTCTCCAGCAGAAACGGTTCCCAGGACTGCATTGACATCGACGAGTGCGGCAACAGTTCCTTACACAAATGCGACATGAAATGTCACAACACCTACGGCGGTTACGAGTGTTCTTGTCAGGAGGGCTTCCGTCTCAGTACTGACGGCCGAACCTGTGCTGATGTCAATGAATGTCTAGAGAGCACGCACGACTGCAGACAGGTGTGCAACAACACGGAGGGAGGCTACCTATGCGAGTGCGAGCCTGGGTACTCCTATGACGAAATCACGAAAGACTGCATCATGGACTCTTCCCTGTCCGGCGTGTGCCAGGCCAGCGGCTGTTCGCAAGGTTGCAGTGTTGCCACAGAcccaagcagcagcagcagcatcccgCTGTGTTTCTGTTATCAGGGTTACGACCTAGACCCCCGAGACAACGCGACGTGCGTGGACCGCGATGAATGTCGGGACAAAGTGTGTGACCAGGTGTGTAACAACACGGCGGGCGGCTTCTCCTGCTCCTGCTACGACGGCTTCGCCCTGAACAAGGATGAGCGCACGTGCTCGGCCTGCCCGTATCTCAAGTACGGCCCCGAGTGTCGCGAGACGTGCACGTGCAGTGGCAGGAGCGTAGCGTGTCATCCTGTACGGGGCTGCGTCTGTCAGGACGGCTGGACTGGCAAAAGCTGCGAGGAAGACGTGGACGAGTGTGCAGAGAACCCGGATGTGTGTGGCACTCAGAAGAGATGTGTCAACAACAAGGGGTCCTACTCCTGTGTCTGTCGGCCAGGCTATGCCACAACTGACGATGGAGTGTGTCAAG ATATTAACGAATGCAGCACCAGTAATCCGTGTAGTGAGCAAGAAGATTGCACCAACATTCCTGGCGGCTTTTACTGCACCTGCAAAGTGGGTTACATCAAGATAGGATCAAATTGTACAG ATATCGATGAATGTAAACTAAACATATCAGACTGCCAGCAAGAATGCGTCAACGTCCCTGGTTACTTCAACTGCGACTGTAAATATGGCTACAGACTCACTGCTGACCGAGACATTGTTCTAAAG TTCAAGAGGTCTGTACCAATGGAGCTGTGTGTAGACAAGCCCACGGTTGTACACTTGACAACCAGAACAACCCAGAGTGCTTCTGCCATAGTGGATATCATCTCGTTGCCGCTAACAACACCTGCATAG